The Quercus lobata isolate SW786 chromosome 9, ValleyOak3.0 Primary Assembly, whole genome shotgun sequence region AAAAGCCGGGGGGTGGGGGAGCCACCTATGGCTCCTGATACCAGCCGTGCAACCATCACCAATACTCCACAATGAACCTTCCCTTATCACGTCCCTAGCACTAAGGAGGCTGCGCCAAACATAAGAAGGGTTACTACCCAATTCTGCCTCCATGAATGAACAGGTGGGGAAGTACCTAGCCTTGTATACTCGGTAAAATAGCGAGTGAGCCCCCTGAATCAGACGCCATGCTTGCTTGGCCAACAATGCGAGATTAAAAGCATGAACGTCCCAAAATCCAATCCCACCTCTATCTTTGGGAGTGCACAACCTGCCCTAGTTGATCCAGTGTATCTTCCGCTCACTACGAGTCTGCCCCCACCAATATTTAGCCAAGGCCGAGTTCATTCCGTCACAAACTGCCCTAGGAATCTTGAAGATGCTCATGGAGTACGTCGGGATAGCTTGGGCCACCGTCTTGATCAGGACTTCCCTCCCAGCTTTAGAGATATTCTTTTCCTTCCAGCCCATCACCCTTTTAGTGACCCTTTCCTGGAGCTCCTTGAACGTGTTCACCTTCGACCTCCCCCCCACCATAGGCAAGCCGAGGTATTTCTTATAGTTAGTCAAAATTTGCGCTCCGAACATATCCCGCAACCCAACCTGGACCTCCCAAGGAGTGTTATAGCTAAAGAATAAGGTGGTCTTCCGCCTATTGATAGCTTGCCCAGAAGCAGATTCATAAAGAGTGAGCAAGTCCAGCAAGCTGCGACCCTCTTCTAACTTGGCTTCGCAAAAGAGCAAGCAGTCATTGGCGAAGAGGAGGTGTGATATGCGAACCCCACCATGGCAAGAAAGCAAACCCTTCACAAGCCGATCTTCGGAGGCCTTTCTCAACAAGGATGAGAGGCCCTCGGCGCACAATAAGAAAAGGTAAGGCGACAACAGGTCACCCTGCTTAATGCCCCTTGATGGATTTATATAGCCACACGGCTTGCCGTTTATGATGACTGAATATGAAGCAGTACGTACTGTTGACATTGCAAGATTCACCCATTACACCGGGAACCCAAGCTTCAACATGATTTTCTCAAGGAATTCCCACTCCACCCTATCGTAGGCTTTGCTAATATCTAGCTTGACAGCCATGTGCCCAACCTTCCCTTTTCTACGATTCCTCATCTTGTGCACCATTTCAAATGCAACCGTAGTATTGCCTGAGATCAACCTCCCCGGCACAAACGCACTCTGGGCGTCGGAGATGATGCATGGTAACATGGACTTCACCCGATTTGCCAGAACCTTCAAAATAAGCCTTGATACCACATTACCCAGGCTGATGGGGCGATACTCCGTGATATACTGGGGGCCATTTTTTTTGGGGACAAGAACTATGTATGTATAGTTCATTTTTTGCAAATACCTCCCCGAGTGTAGGACTGATAGCACTGCCCCAGTAACGTCCTGTCCCACAAtgtgccaaaatttttggaagaagAAGGGAGACATTCCATCTGGACCGGGAGCCTTAGATGGGTGCATTTGGAACAGGGCTATCCGAACCTCCTCAGCTGGGTATGGACGAACCAAGTCATTTATCATGTCTCCGGTGACCACCCTGTCAACAAAAGCCAGCACCGCTTCAGTGTTGAGATTACACGAGGCAGTAAACAAACTTTTATAATACTCCTTCGCGATGCCTGCTATCTCTCCCGTGTCCGTACGCCACACCCCACCAGCATCATATAAACCCTCGATAGTATTCTTACGTCTCTTATAGCTCGCCCGCTAGTGGAAAAACTTTGTGTTCTTGTAACCAGCAGGAATCCAGATGGAGCGAGAACGTTGGCGCTAGAACACTTCTTCGTGGTGCATTAGCTCACTAATCTCTTTTCTGACTTCGTGAATCCTATCCAGATTCTCCTTGTACCCTGTTAACATCAGGTCCTCCAGCTCCCCCTGCTTGGCATTTATACGATCCCGGGTATTCCCGAAAGTGTTTCTTCCCCACACAACCAGGTCCATCCTACACCGTTTGATTTTCTCGAACAGACAGAACATAGGGCTACCAGAATGCTGAGTTTGAACCCAAGAGGACCTAACACATTCCTCACACCCGGGGTGAGCCACCCACCTTTCTTCAAACCTTTGCAATTTCCTTCTGCGCTGGCGCCGAGTAAGAGTGGGCTCGGTATTTAGGAGGATGGGGTCATGATCTGAGTACGCTGCTGATGTGTGAATCACTTTTGACTGAGGGTAACGGTCATGCCACTCCTCCGATGCACACGCTCTATCTAGCCGTTGCTCCACAAAGGCAACCCCATGCCTCCTATTCCTCCACGTATACCTGTACCCTTGAAAGCCTAAGTCCACCAACCCACAGTGGAGGAGAGCGCTTTGAAAGTCCTGCATGGGCTGAAGCGGCCTTGGGATTTGCCCGTTCCTCTCCTCCGAGCAAAGTATTTCATTAAAATCGCCAATGCAAACCCATGGGAGTGAGGCTCGTGCCCGTAGGTGCCTAAGCAAATGCCAAGTCTCATTTTTCAGCCTCTCTTCAGGGTGGCCATACACTCCAGTCAACCTCCACAAAGCATGCAGAGGGGAAAAAACATGGACGTCGATGTGGTTAGGGGAGTAGGTTTGAGTGTCTACCATCACCTCACTTTTCCAAAGGAGCGCCAACCCACCACTACGCAGCACACTAGGAACAACCAGCATTGATCTCACCAGGTCAGTAAGTATCTGAACTGCCCGGCGGTTCCTAAGCCCCTGGCAGTTCCAACTCATGATAATCATGGTTACTGGCGGGGTTGGGATGCAGCCGCCGCCAATGGGAGAGGTGGGTTAGTAGCTTCGGTCCAGCCTTTATGCCTTTTGGTGTTCACTATGTTTccttcaaactcatttttttggtGGTCTGGATTTGCTCTTTTTCTCCCTACCCAATCGTGTAGGACCACTGgatctttattaatttttttcctttggacCCATGTAGTTTTTTTGCACGTAGGTACTGTTTGCATGTTATTTCCACTTGTTCCTGTGTCCCATGCAAAGCTTCGTGGGGTGTTTGTTAGAGTGCGCCTAGTCATGTGACCCTCATTTATTTCATCTTCTTCCAATCCGTATGAGATAGGCACACTAACAAGGTTCACCGCCGGAAAATCAAGCACCTTTTCATGATGATGCGAGTTGTCCTGTGGTTGGCCGAGGCCAGGCACCTTTTCATGATGATGCGAGCTGCCCTATGCTTGGCAGAGGTGTATTGGTGTATGGTCCATCACAGTAGTGTCTGGCTTCAAGGTGTCAGGGCGAGTAGATGTTTTTTTCGTGATTTGCGGCGTTGCAGTATTTACAGAAGGACCTGTCTTGTCCGCACCAGAAAACCTGGCCTTGGGGTCACCAACTGTAGCTGCAACGGGTGGGTTCTCGGTAACCCGTGCAAGGGACGGCTGCGCTGGACTTTGGTGCGGCGGGTTGTCGGTGCTTCCACGCGAACCGTCGGACTTGGTTTTTGTGCCCACTCGTAGCCAATCCCCGTAAGGTCTGTTCGCGGATGCACTGTCGAACGGGTGGGTGCACCTGGCTGCTTCGTGGCCCACATAGCCACATTGGAAGCACAGGCCCACAAGTCTCTCGTACTTGTAAGCCACCTTAACCCGGTCCCCTTCTGGGCTTACAATCTGGCCTCCTCTCCGTAACGGTTGCTCCAGCGGGATCTCCACCCGAATGCGCAGGAATCTTGCTTAGTCTGAGGCAAGTGCCCTACAGTCCACTTCCACAACAGACCCGAGCCCACGCCCGATATCCAATCCCGCCTCTTCATTGATAAGGTCAAAAGGTAAGCCCCATACTTGAACCCACATTGGCAGGCTCTTGAAAACTACCGTCCTGACTGTTAGGCCCTTCTCCCATCTCTGTAGGGCCAGGATATTGTTGTCAAAGCTCCACGGACCATTATCCCAGACCCATTGCAGTTGGCTCTCCAATGTGAACTTAAACTGAAGCAACCCATTTCCCACGTCAATAATCTTCAGGTCACTTCCAAGTTTCCACTCCGATCGTAAGATGTTCTTTGCAGCCTTCAGGTTTACAGGGCGTGTAGACAAGAACTTCCCTATGAGGCTGAGGGAATATTCTTCGAGGATCTTCTCCCTGTGGACCGCCCTAACTGGAATAGGTTGATCCTCTTCCGATGTCAGGGTGATGTGATGGATTCGCTCTATGACGTCGAGATCCATCAATGGAGCAAGGGAGTACAAGGGGAGACAATGAGGGAGGAAATTGTGGTGAGACAAGGTACTCGGCTTCCCTGAGATATCACTGTCCAGGAAAGGAGAGTAAGTAAAAGCTCACCCTTGGTGAGAAGCAGGGCTCACCCTTTGATTGACCATATTAGTGAACACTATAGTCTAacacacaaaatttgaaatgcGTTTTGAGAATAAAGAGAACAGGTAATCCTATAACgtaatttgtgtgtgtgatttatataatattaatttaataaaaagttatcaaatagtataatatttaccaaaaacaaaaaaacaaaacaaaagtaacTTATTCTCATTCATGCATAAATATTAGTATATcttgaagagaaaaataatagtaataataataataataataataatgaggacAACTTAATGCATAAATGACATCGTTAAGGGCTCCATCTTCAAACAAGTTCTAACAAGTAGAACCATGGACCATGGTTATCAATACAAGATCCTAGATCCTATGATCCTACTTCTTGAAATTGATTTGGGTTGATCTAGGTTCATCTAGAGAGTAATGTTAGGAACACAAAAACTTACATAATTTTAACCACAATTCATCAAATGGTAAGTTGCGAGTGGTGAAGAAAAAGAGGCGAGTCCATGTGAACTCACACCTTCACCACTCATAATTTGTCACGTgacaaattatataaatttttgtgtttctgacatttttattatatggGAGGTGGAAACAAGTAGGATTGTGTACAATCGCAATCCTATTCCGATAGTACAACACAAAATGAActctttttcttgttatttCGGGCCTCCAATATTCGAGCCCAAAGTGATTACTGAAAACAAGTCTGCTGAGCGGTTTTTGAGCCAAGCCCAAAACATcattaaaatctgaaaatttacaatccaaaaaaaaagaaaaagaaagagaaaatctGAAATTCCATTCTCAGAACAGAGAGACGAGGGTCTCTGACGGCACAGTGCctgtgaggttttttttttttttttttttttttttttttccttcaaattccGCTGTtgatttgttaatattttcccatttttttggattttttttaatgatttcttTGGGTTTGTTCATGTCATGATTACTTGAATTTATCTGATTTGTTCATGATTATTGTTCCATTCTGATTGTTTGCAATACTGCTTATCAATAAAACTGTAAAGTTTGCGCctttttttctgtttctctGCTTATTTGTGATACGTCAGCTCATTTGGTTTCTGGggtctttttagtttttattagtattattgCCGTTTAAAACAATGAAGCATGTATTTGTGTAAAAATGGCTTCTTCAGCTTTTGTTTTATAGTTTGATGCAATTGAGTAGGGTGCAGTGAGTCCTTGGTTGTTGTGCAGTTTATATAATCTGAATGTGTGTTACTGAATTCAAAGTTTTTGACGGTTGGTATGTTCTGATTTTCTTGATTTAGAGTTGAACCCAATTCCCCACCACTGTGCTAAGATGCCCGGACTTCACTGACATGGATGGCATTATGCCATGTAGatatattgtgaaaaaaaaattttggtatttataTGTTGGTGTTTtaaaagatttgattttttttggaccCGAGTTTTAATACAAAGATTTGATGAATTTGTAACTTGGGGTGTCATATTCATGCATTATTTGCAGCAATTGCAACTGATTATGGTGATGCCAATGAACCTCCAAATGCATCAAGGGATTTTGGTGATTATCCCATGGATGATTTGGGTGCTAAAAATGACATAGATGAGAATGTATTTTATGATGATCAACCCCCTTATGAGGAAAACATTCAATGTTACAATGGAAAACATTCAATGTTACAATGACCTTGGTTTAGATGATTTAGTATGCTTGTGGCTTTGTTTGAAATGCTGATATTTGCTTTGTGttgtttatgtgtatgtttgTGGTGTTAGAAGTTAGAAATTTGtatttgtaagttgtaactttGAACTATGAAATTTGTTCAAGTATTTGTTATTTGGTAGTTAGCAAGACTTGCCCTTTATTAGTAATTTGTgtcaaaatttacttttttccAATGTTTCCTTAACATATTATGAAGATTATAATCATTGGTGTTTTGTTAACCAGAAAGTAGAATCTTATGGTCCCTGATCCGATTCCCGAACCCCTCTCACTAATCCTGCGTAGGATTCCCATCCTGACAACCTTGAGTACAACAGGCAAAATCAAACAATCCTAAACCCTAGAGGGCTTTGATCAATGGCTCTTCAGCGAGCTTCTTCAACAACCTCGTCCATTCTACGATCCGCCAATCTGCCCACAACAACATTGCTTCTCATTGCAATTTTTCCTCTGGTACTTTTCTTTTccacaactctctctctctctctctctctctctctctctctgtgtttggttgccgagaaaactGTCTACATTGacaggattttttattttttatttttttttaagtgtatttAGTGCTTGGTTGCTGAGAAATCTGAGGGCGAAAATAGGAATGAATTATTTTTCCCCCAAATTTTTAAGCTTAGTtggtgtttggttgttgagagaAACTGAGGGAGAGAATGGAAACTTAAAATTTGAATcctttttttgggtcaaatttACTGTTTGGTTACAAAGAAAATGGcaaaaagaataagaatttgattattattcttattactatttttaattctgAATATGTGATGAACTCTAATTTTCTTGGTCAAATTTCTGTATAAATCTCATTTGGGGCTTTGAATCCAAGTTTCTGCTTGGTTGCTgcaaatttaaagaaattttggaatttcaatattattgtTGCTTTGTTTCTTGGGAAATTAGTTCTACTTAAGTCAAATTTTCAGTCATAGTTGTGAGAAGCCAGTTTGGCATTTTCAAAGTGAAGAGACTAAGAATTCAACCTAAAAGCATCCACAGCAGAcgttgtaaaaaaaatgtcattttgaaacatcaaaagcctactttattattttaccacatcattttacaacatctcatttGTCAGATGTTTTATTCTCatttatcatcatcatcaaccaccaccgcaacaacaacaacaacaaccagaAAAATTGTTGCCGCCACAAtcaccaggaaaaaaaaaaccacaaccaccaaaatcaacccacaaccgCTGTCGAATCTACCACCAAAACAgaaagacaaagacaaaaataGATCAGAAATCAGAAATCATCATCAACCACTactgcaacaacaacaacaaccagaAAAATTGTTGCGGCCACAATcaccagagaaaaaaaaaaaaaaaaaccacaaccaccaaaatcaacccacaaccgCCGCCGAATCCACCaccaaaacagaaaaacaaagacaaaaacagatCAAAAATCAGAAATCATCATCAACCACCactgcaacaacaacaataacaaccagaaAAATTGTTGCGGCCACAatcactaggaaaaaaaaaaaaaccacaaccaccaaaatcaaccGCCGCTGATCCACCaccaaaacagaaaaacaaagacaaaaacagatCAGAACAAAGATGGGCACCACCACTGATTCGCCCACCAGTCGACCTACCCACTACCACCGATTCGCCCAccgccataacccacaaccCGAATCCACCCCCCACCGATCTGCCCATCTCAACCCACCCAccgccataacccacaacccgaacccacccatcaaaccacagccaaaaaaagtgaacggaaaaaagaaaaaaggaaaaaaaaaaaaaaaaaaaagaacccgaAGCGGAATAGAGAAGACAGATGAACGGCGGTGTCAAGTGGTGGTCTTTGGTGAGATCGGCGGCGTTGAGTGGCGGCCATTGGTGATTGGCGTGTTGTGGAAGACGAATAGAGAATACAGAGATGAGAAGACGGAGAGAGAGTGATATCTGTgatgaggagagagaaaacgaaaataaaataataatatatattattcaacATCTATCCATACTGTGCTAAAATTGTgatggtactgtagcatgtTGTAAAAGTTTAGTACATTTAACACATCTGATAAAGGGgtgtttttagtgtttggtgtggcaaatgtgccaaatatttggcatttggcacatttaccacacctgctgtggatgctctaagtaGCCTTGCTAGTTGTATTGGGCTTAATTCTATATGAGTGCATTGCTTTATGAAACTATCAGAATGCAAATTTTTTGTACAAAATCTTATTGTTCtttgtttcaattttcatagatGTAGTTGGCACTCATAGTTTGGGTGAGAGCATGATGAACCAGATTCTTCATCTTGACATAAATTCACAAATTGGGAGTTGTATGCCACTATTGGAACAATGATCCACAACATTGAGGTCAACCCGGGTCAAGGTGGCAAGCTAGTTCGAGCTGCAGGAACTTATGCAAAGATCTTGAAAGAGCCGACGTCTAGATACTGTTTAATTAAAATGCCTTCAGGTGCTGAGAAGTTGATTGATTCACGATGTCGAGCCACAATTGGTATGGTGTCAAACCCAAGCCATGGGGCTCGAAAGCTCAAGAAGGCTGGGCAAAGCCGGTGGTTGGGATGAAGACCAGTAGTTCGAGGAGTGGCTATGAATCCAGTAGATCATCCTCATGGTGGAGGCGAGGGTAGAAGCAAGAGTAGTGGGAATCATGGAAGGTGTTCTCTTACTCCTTGGGGCAAGCCATGTAAGTCTGGGTACAACACTGGACCCCTGAAGTGCATAAAGTAGTGTcgataaattatttttttgagattctACTTTAGAATCTAGTTTTCTTTTCATGCTTCTCAAATGCAATTAATACTAGACTCACAGCATTTCTTACAACTTTGAGGTGGCAACCTTTGAATGACTGCCTATTAACTTTATATGAActcatcatatttttttttactacgcATCATCTGTCACATCAGAGTTATAGCACAAAAAGTTGTggtcatattatatataatagattAGGCTAACATGACAATACACATGACAGTCGATGTGACGAAAATAATATCTTATGTTAGCTATTAGCAAGGTCACCATTTTACATATATCACTTAACAACATGAACTTAtttgacacaataccaaaagTTTAGAAAgtaaattgatatatttgaaacgttagagaccaaattgacacacaATCTAAAAATTAtggatgaaaataataatttacctTTAAAATCTATATAAAACATAAGAcatttaacttttagtttaactcattgtatttttttttttaaccaattagAAATCTATCCTAAAGTGCTCCCCTTGACCCTCTCTCAGCCCCCAAGCTCAAAGgcttgtggggggggggggggggacattTCACCATCATCCGGCCTAATAGGTGGGTGGTTACCGGTTACCACTACCATGTTGCATTTTTTCATATAAGCTTTTGAGCATTCACAATTTAATACGTTATAACTTTAATATGCATTTTCtaactaaatttaaatttcattctATATTTAAACCATCTTTTAGAATcttaaaacatcattttttttttaatattagaatatatataattctatatACAAATACAGTTACAATAAATTCTTAATTgtagaatatttatttttatatacactgtcatttatttattataatgcCTATTAGTaactataataaattttttttttttaactatattatattaatacATTGCTCGAgttgctggtttttttttttttttttttttttttttttttggagaaacgcACGATTTGTTGagttaataataattcaaaggATAGAGTTTTAAGAATCTCCTCTAACTTATCAAGTGAAGATTTATATAAGATTATTCGCATAtattatctatctatctatatatatatatatatatatatatatagataaaaccaaaacttttgactttttattgatCTCTCCAGACcttgccacatcattattatttttttaaaataaaattatttgtatttagtacaaacttaacaaggagtaaaattctatctctttaacaagtccaacttaagttcaaactcatcattatcattttttaaaacaaaattatttttgtttagtccaaattaaacaaagagtgaaactctatctctatAACAAattcaacttaaactcaaaggTTGATAATTCAACTTAAACTCgaaagttaataatttatttccaaatttgcgaggttaatcatgaacaTTATAAAAGCAGTGcaaatcccaattttttttttcaaagccaAGTAGAAGTATGAGCtcttcttctattattttcttctcctctactttgtaaaaaaaaatatatatatatatatatatagatattatggtttttcatgtattttttaaaaagtaatttttatacATGAATCACCAAACTCTTTTTAGCcgttttttacaagataaaaaagtttgtaataattgaaatttaaggttACTGCTACTGCATATGTCTTTGTTTTACCTCACGACACAAAAGTATGTTAATTTCTTTGACAAAAAGCTTATATACTTGTTTTACCTCACGACACGAAAGTATGTTAATTTCTTTGACAAAAAGCTTATATACGATATATCAAGAGAATGTATGGCTTTCATTATTTCAACTTGGGCTCTTGCTCAACATTTTTTAGCGTGGGCCACATGCTGATAAAgtttgtttaaagtttagacccattaaaatttaaaacttattgctTTATGAGTTTAtggacttttctttttcttatggttgagtttggattgcattgaaaaataaaactcctTGCATTTAGCGTTTTTCTTATAG contains the following coding sequences:
- the LOC115961379 gene encoding uncharacterized protein LOC115961379, translated to MDLDVIERIHHITLTSEEDQPIPVRAVHREKILEEYSLSLIGKFLSTRPVNLKAAKNILRSEWKLGSDLKIIDVGNGLLQFKFTLESQLQWVWDNGPWSFDNNILALQRWEKGLTVRTVVFKSLPMWVQVWGLPFDLINEEAGLDIGRGLGSVVEVDCRALASD